In Burkholderia savannae, one genomic interval encodes:
- the fabG gene encoding 3-oxoacyl-ACP reductase FabG produces the protein MDKTLDKQVAIVTGASRGIGRAIALELARRGATVIGTATTEAGAEGISAAFKEAGLEGRGAVLNVNDAATVDALVESTLSEFGALNVLVNNAGITQDQLAMRMKDEEWDAVIDTNLKAVFRLSRAVLRPMMKARGGRIVNITSVVGSAGNPGQINYAAAKAGVAGMTRALAREIGSRGITVNCVAPGFIDTDMTKVLPQDQQAALKTQIPLGRLGSPEDIAHAVAFLASPQAGYITGTTLHVNGGMFMS, from the coding sequence ATGGACAAGACTCTCGACAAACAAGTCGCGATCGTGACCGGCGCGTCGCGCGGGATCGGCCGCGCGATCGCGCTCGAGCTCGCGCGCCGCGGCGCGACGGTGATCGGCACCGCGACGACCGAAGCGGGCGCCGAGGGCATTTCCGCCGCATTCAAGGAAGCCGGGCTCGAAGGCCGCGGCGCCGTGCTGAACGTCAACGATGCGGCGACGGTCGACGCGCTCGTCGAGTCGACGCTCAGCGAGTTCGGCGCGCTGAACGTGCTCGTCAACAACGCGGGCATCACGCAGGATCAGCTCGCGATGCGGATGAAGGACGAAGAGTGGGACGCCGTCATCGACACGAACCTGAAGGCGGTATTCCGTCTGTCGCGCGCGGTGCTGCGCCCGATGATGAAGGCGCGCGGCGGACGCATCGTCAACATCACGTCGGTGGTCGGCTCCGCGGGCAATCCGGGGCAGATCAACTACGCGGCCGCGAAGGCGGGCGTCGCGGGGATGACGCGCGCGCTCGCGCGCGAGATCGGCAGCCGCGGCATCACCGTGAATTGCGTCGCGCCGGGCTTCATCGACACCGACATGACGAAGGTGCTGCCGCAAGATCAGCAGGCCGCGCTGAAGACGCAAATTCCGCTCGGCCGCCTGGGCAGCCCGGAGGACATCGCGCATGCGGTCGCGTTCCTCGCATCGCCGCAGGCCGGCTACATCACGGGCACGACGCTGCACGTGAACGGCGGCATGTTCATGTCGTAA
- the acpP gene encoding acyl carrier protein → MDNIEQRVKKIVAEQLGVAEAEIKNEASFVNDLGADSLDTVELVMALEDEFGMEIPDEEAEKITTVQQAIDYARANVKA, encoded by the coding sequence ATGGACAATATCGAACAACGCGTCAAGAAGATCGTCGCCGAACAACTGGGCGTCGCCGAAGCTGAAATCAAGAACGAAGCGTCGTTCGTGAACGACCTCGGCGCGGACTCGCTCGACACGGTCGAACTGGTCATGGCGCTCGAAGACGAGTTCGGCATGGAAATTCCGGATGAAGAGGCAGAGAAGATCACGACCGTTCAGCAAGCGATCGACTACGCTCGCGCGAACGTCAAGGCGTAA
- the fabF gene encoding beta-ketoacyl-ACP synthase II: MSRRRVVVTGLGLISPVGNNVADGWANLVAGKSGIVNITKFDATNFSTRFAGEVKGFNVEDYIPAKEARHMDTFIHYGIAAGVQAMHDSGFQVTDENAERVGVVVGSGIGGLPMIEVTQTELLNRGPRRISPFFVPASIINMISGHLSIKFGIKGPNLAIVTACTTGLHCIGEAARLIEYGDADVMIAGGAESTVSPLGIGGFAAARALSQRNDDPATASRPWDKDRDGFVLGEGAGVMVLEEYEHAKARGAKIYAEVAGYGMSGDAYHMTAPLEDGDGARRCMLAALRNAGVNADQVNYLNAHGTSTPLGDLAETVAIKRAFGDHAKDIVVNSTKSMTGHLLGGAGGLESVFTVLAVHNQVSPPTINIFNQDPECDLDYCANEAREMKIDIALKNSFGFGGTNGTLVFKRV, from the coding sequence GTGAGCCGCCGTCGTGTTGTTGTTACAGGCCTTGGGCTGATTTCGCCTGTTGGCAATAATGTTGCCGACGGCTGGGCCAATCTCGTGGCCGGCAAGTCCGGCATCGTCAATATCACGAAGTTCGATGCGACGAACTTCTCGACCCGCTTCGCAGGCGAGGTGAAGGGCTTCAACGTCGAGGACTACATCCCGGCGAAGGAAGCGCGCCACATGGATACCTTCATCCATTACGGGATCGCGGCCGGCGTGCAGGCGATGCACGACAGCGGCTTCCAGGTCACCGACGAAAACGCGGAGCGCGTCGGCGTCGTGGTCGGCTCGGGCATCGGCGGGCTACCGATGATCGAAGTCACGCAGACCGAGCTGCTCAATCGCGGCCCGCGCCGGATCTCGCCGTTCTTCGTGCCGGCGTCGATCATCAACATGATCTCCGGCCACCTGTCGATCAAGTTCGGCATCAAGGGCCCGAATCTCGCGATCGTCACCGCGTGCACGACCGGCCTGCACTGCATCGGCGAGGCCGCGCGCCTCATCGAATACGGCGACGCCGACGTGATGATCGCGGGCGGCGCGGAGTCGACCGTGTCGCCGCTCGGCATCGGCGGCTTCGCGGCGGCGCGCGCGCTGTCCCAGCGCAACGACGATCCGGCGACGGCGAGCCGTCCGTGGGACAAGGACCGCGACGGCTTCGTGCTCGGCGAGGGCGCGGGCGTGATGGTGCTCGAGGAGTACGAGCACGCGAAGGCGCGCGGCGCGAAGATCTACGCGGAAGTCGCGGGCTACGGGATGAGCGGCGACGCCTATCACATGACGGCTCCGCTCGAGGACGGCGACGGCGCGCGCCGCTGCATGCTGGCCGCGCTGCGCAACGCGGGCGTGAATGCCGATCAGGTGAATTATCTGAACGCGCACGGCACGTCGACGCCGCTCGGCGATCTGGCCGAGACCGTCGCGATCAAGCGCGCGTTCGGCGACCACGCGAAGGACATCGTCGTCAACTCGACCAAGTCGATGACGGGGCACTTGCTCGGCGGCGCCGGCGGGCTCGAATCGGTGTTCACGGTTCTCGCGGTCCACAATCAGGTGTCGCCGCCGACGATCAACATCTTCAACCAAGATCCCGAGTGCGATCTCGACTATTGCGCGAACGAAGCGCGCGAGATGAAGATCGACATCGCGCTGAAGAACTCGTTCGGCTTCGGCGGGACTAACGGCACGCTGGTTTTCAAGCGCGTCTGA
- the rpoE gene encoding RNA polymerase sigma factor RpoE: protein MSEKEIDQVLVERVQNGDKAAFELLVSKYHRKIIRLISRLVRDPAEVEDVAQDAFIKAYRALPQFRGESAFYTWLYRIAVNTAKNYLATQGRRAPTSTDADAEEAETFSDADQLRDINTPESMLMSKQIAQTVNAAMALLPEELRTAITLREIEGLSYEEIAEMMGCPIGTVRSRIFRAREAIAAKLRPLLDTPEGKRW, encoded by the coding sequence GTGAGTGAAAAAGAAATCGATCAGGTACTGGTCGAGCGCGTACAGAATGGCGACAAGGCGGCGTTCGAACTCCTGGTCTCCAAATACCACCGCAAGATCATCCGGTTGATCTCGCGCCTCGTGCGAGATCCCGCGGAGGTCGAGGACGTGGCCCAGGACGCGTTCATCAAGGCCTATCGCGCGTTGCCGCAGTTTCGCGGCGAGTCGGCGTTCTACACGTGGTTGTACCGGATTGCCGTCAATACGGCGAAGAACTACCTTGCGACCCAGGGGCGCCGGGCGCCCACGTCCACCGACGCGGATGCCGAAGAGGCTGAAACTTTCTCCGATGCGGACCAACTAAGGGATATCAACACGCCTGAGTCGATGTTGATGAGCAAGCAGATCGCCCAAACGGTCAACGCCGCGATGGCGCTGTTGCCGGAAGAGCTGCGAACGGCCATCACGCTGCGCGAAATCGAAGGTCTGAGCTACGAAGAGATCGCGGAGATGATGGGATGCCCGATCGGCACCGTTCGCTCGCGGATCTTTCGCGCCCGCGAGGCGATCGCTGCAAAATTGCGGCCGCTGCTCGATACGCCGGAAGGCAAGCGCTGGTGA
- a CDS encoding sigma-E factor negative regulatory protein encodes MGSVSTQSHTCSQRERVSALVDGEAPEGLSLKQILAGLGDAERATWAQYHVIGDALRSDELTLEPAESGAFMARFSASLVAEPHLLAPAAAPVARRLLGLRRRVVPAFAVAAAAATLTWIVVPQMQRVGAPGAVQVASVSPAQQGLQRVSAAQPALQDANIIRDASLDQYLEAHQQFAQQPVVTGSMPVIRTAVTTQGQ; translated from the coding sequence ATGGGGTCGGTCTCTACGCAGTCGCATACGTGTTCGCAACGCGAGCGCGTGTCCGCTCTGGTCGACGGCGAAGCGCCTGAGGGCCTTTCGCTGAAACAGATTCTCGCAGGGCTGGGCGACGCCGAGCGCGCGACATGGGCACAGTATCACGTGATCGGCGACGCGCTTCGGTCCGACGAGCTCACGCTCGAGCCGGCCGAAAGCGGCGCATTCATGGCCCGCTTCTCGGCGAGCCTCGTGGCCGAGCCGCACCTGCTCGCGCCCGCCGCCGCGCCCGTCGCGCGCCGGCTGCTGGGGCTGCGGCGCCGGGTCGTGCCCGCGTTCGCGGTCGCGGCCGCCGCGGCGACGCTGACGTGGATCGTCGTGCCGCAGATGCAGCGCGTCGGCGCGCCGGGTGCTGTCCAGGTTGCGTCGGTGAGCCCCGCGCAGCAAGGCCTGCAACGCGTGTCGGCCGCTCAGCCCGCGCTGCAGGACGCGAACATCATTCGCGATGCGAGCCTCGATCAATATCTCGAAGCGCATCAACAGTTCGCGCAGCAGCCCGTCGTGACGGGTTCGATGCCGGTCATTCGCACAGCCGTCACCACGCAAGGCCAATAA
- a CDS encoding MucB/RseB C-terminal domain-containing protein, translated as MRTLQLNQAILGWRRLPALLLCAAALLSVQSAAFAQQPDNPVATRRSAAEWLDRIQQAAQQQNYEGTFVYQRGAYVQSSRIVHFASKGDGEFEQVESLDGKPRKLLRHNDDLYTFVPERRLCVVERRQNKDSFPALLGAGGEQVLSVYEPKALGRDRVAGLDAQVVELVPKDAYRFAYKLWTDAKTGLLLRSQTLDADDHVLEQIAFSQLQLGAAAPNQKTAIAAGMRNLGGWTVVRPPVAPIDIEAQGWQIAPTVAGFRKIREVRRPMAARDASDPPIPVDQAVFTDGLATISVFIEPAEKNSRKEGAGSTGATHVLVKRRGDFWITVLGEAPPATLQQFASAIEYKASK; from the coding sequence ATGCGGACGTTGCAGTTGAATCAAGCCATCCTCGGTTGGAGGCGGCTGCCGGCGCTGTTGCTGTGCGCGGCCGCGCTGTTGTCCGTCCAATCCGCCGCCTTCGCTCAGCAGCCCGACAATCCCGTGGCCACCCGGCGCTCGGCCGCCGAGTGGCTCGATCGCATCCAGCAGGCCGCGCAGCAGCAGAACTACGAAGGCACGTTCGTGTATCAGCGCGGCGCGTACGTGCAGTCGTCCCGGATCGTCCATTTCGCGTCGAAGGGCGACGGCGAATTCGAGCAGGTCGAAAGCCTCGACGGCAAGCCGCGCAAGCTGCTGCGCCACAACGACGATCTCTACACGTTCGTGCCCGAGCGGCGGCTTTGCGTCGTCGAGCGCCGCCAGAACAAGGATTCGTTCCCCGCGCTGCTGGGTGCGGGCGGCGAGCAGGTGCTGTCCGTCTACGAGCCGAAGGCGCTCGGGCGCGACCGCGTCGCGGGCCTCGACGCGCAGGTCGTCGAACTCGTGCCGAAGGACGCGTACCGCTTCGCGTACAAGCTGTGGACCGACGCGAAGACGGGGCTTCTGCTGCGTTCGCAGACGCTCGATGCCGACGATCACGTGCTCGAGCAGATCGCGTTTTCGCAGCTGCAGCTCGGCGCCGCGGCGCCGAACCAGAAGACTGCGATCGCGGCCGGCATGCGCAATCTCGGCGGCTGGACCGTCGTGCGGCCGCCGGTGGCGCCCATCGACATCGAGGCGCAGGGCTGGCAGATCGCGCCGACGGTCGCGGGCTTCCGCAAGATCCGCGAGGTGCGCCGCCCGATGGCCGCGCGCGACGCGAGCGATCCGCCGATTCCGGTCGATCAGGCCGTGTTCACCGACGGTCTCGCGACCATTTCGGTCTTTATCGAGCCAGCCGAAAAGAACAGCCGCAAGGAAGGGGCGGGCAGCACCGGCGCGACGCACGTGCTCGTCAAGCGCCGCGGCGATTTCTGGATCACCGTTCTCGGCGAAGCGCCTCCCGCGACGTTGCAGCAGTTCGCGTCTGCCATAGAATACAAGGCTTCCAAGTAA
- a CDS encoding DegQ family serine endoprotease, with translation MMNPSLRTRLVAAAVAALAPLAAHSATAAPNVTAAPAATGTAPAPRAALPDFADLVEKVGPAVVNIRTTASVPADTRGALPPGLDNGDMSEFFRRFFGIPLPQPPGGQKNAPSTPDAPDTEQNRGVGSGFVLSPDGYVMTNAHVVDDADTIYVTLTDKREFKAKLIGVDERTDVAIVKISATNLPTVAIGDSNRVRVGEWVVAIGSPFGLDNTVTAGIVSAKGRNTGDYLPFIQTDVAVNPGNSGGPLINMQGEVIGINSQIYSRTGGFMGISFAIPIDEAMRVAEQLKASGKVTRGRIAVAIGEVTKEVADSIGLPKAEGALVSSVEPGGPADKAGLQPGDIILKFNGRPVDTASDLPRMVGDTKPGAKATVTVWRKGQSRDLPITIAEFPTDKGAKTESRQAPQQKPRSNALGLTVSDLSPEQLKTLKLRNGVQIDAVDGPAARAGLQRGDIVLRVGDVDITSAKQFVDVASKLDPQRAVAVLVRRGDNTQFIPIRPRQK, from the coding sequence ATGATGAATCCCTCGCTGCGCACCAGGCTCGTCGCCGCAGCGGTGGCGGCCTTGGCGCCGCTTGCCGCGCACTCGGCGACGGCGGCTCCGAATGTCACGGCCGCGCCCGCCGCCACGGGCACGGCGCCCGCGCCGCGCGCGGCTTTGCCCGATTTCGCGGACCTCGTCGAGAAAGTCGGCCCGGCGGTCGTCAACATCCGGACGACGGCCAGCGTGCCGGCCGATACGCGCGGCGCGCTGCCGCCCGGCCTCGACAACGGCGACATGTCGGAATTCTTCCGCCGCTTCTTCGGCATCCCGCTGCCGCAGCCGCCGGGCGGGCAGAAGAACGCGCCGAGCACGCCCGACGCGCCCGACACCGAGCAGAACCGCGGCGTCGGCTCGGGCTTCGTCCTGTCGCCTGACGGCTACGTGATGACGAATGCGCACGTCGTCGACGACGCGGACACGATCTACGTGACGCTCACCGACAAGCGCGAATTCAAGGCAAAGCTCATCGGCGTCGACGAGCGCACGGACGTCGCGATCGTGAAGATCAGCGCAACGAACCTGCCGACCGTCGCGATCGGCGATTCGAACCGCGTGCGCGTCGGCGAATGGGTCGTCGCGATCGGCTCGCCGTTCGGCCTCGACAACACGGTCACGGCCGGCATCGTCAGCGCGAAGGGCCGCAACACCGGCGACTACCTGCCGTTCATCCAGACCGACGTCGCCGTCAACCCCGGCAATTCGGGCGGCCCGCTCATCAACATGCAGGGCGAGGTGATCGGCATCAACTCGCAGATTTACAGCCGCACGGGCGGCTTCATGGGCATCTCGTTCGCGATTCCGATCGACGAGGCGATGCGCGTCGCCGAGCAGCTGAAGGCGTCGGGCAAGGTCACGCGCGGCCGAATCGCGGTCGCGATCGGCGAGGTGACGAAGGAAGTCGCCGATTCGATCGGCCTGCCGAAGGCGGAAGGCGCGCTCGTGAGCAGCGTCGAGCCGGGCGGCCCGGCCGACAAGGCCGGCCTGCAGCCGGGCGACATCATCCTGAAGTTCAACGGCCGCCCGGTGGACACGGCGTCGGATCTGCCGCGCATGGTCGGCGACACGAAGCCGGGCGCGAAGGCGACGGTGACGGTGTGGCGCAAGGGGCAGTCGCGCGATTTGCCGATCACGATCGCCGAATTCCCGACCGACAAGGGCGCGAAGACCGAGAGCCGCCAGGCGCCGCAGCAGAAGCCGCGCAGCAATGCGCTCGGTCTGACGGTCAGCGACCTGTCGCCCGAGCAGCTGAAGACGCTCAAGCTGCGCAACGGCGTGCAGATCGATGCGGTCGACGGCCCGGCCGCGCGCGCGGGCCTGCAGCGCGGCGACATCGTGCTGCGCGTCGGCGACGTCGACATCACGAGCGCGAAGCAGTTCGTCGACGTGGCCTCGAAGCTCGATCCGCAGCGCGCGGTCGCGGTGCTCGTGCGGCGCGGCGACAACACGCAGTTCATCCCGATCCGGCCGCGTCAGAAGTGA
- a CDS encoding glutaredoxin family protein, producing MSAAARFTLYGRGWCHLCDDMRDALAPVAAECSASVDYVDIDAEPALVARYDEDVPVLLLDGVEVCRHRFDEARVREALARRGA from the coding sequence GTGAGCGCCGCCGCGCGATTCACGCTGTACGGCCGAGGCTGGTGCCATTTGTGCGACGACATGCGCGACGCGCTCGCGCCTGTCGCGGCCGAATGCTCGGCGAGCGTCGACTACGTCGACATCGACGCGGAGCCGGCGCTCGTCGCGCGCTACGACGAGGACGTGCCGGTGCTGCTGCTCGACGGCGTCGAGGTGTGCCGGCACCGCTTCGACGAGGCGCGGGTCAGGGAGGCGCTCGCGCGGCGCGGGGCGTGA
- the lepA gene encoding translation elongation factor 4, translated as MDHIRNFSIIAHIDHGKSTLADRIIQLCGGLSDREMEAQVLDSMDLERERGITIKAQTAALTYRARDGKVYNLNLIDTPGHVDFSYEVSRSLSACEGALLVVDASQGVEAQTVANCYTAIELGVEVVPVLNKIDLPAANPENAIAEIEDVIGIDATDAVRCSAKTGLGVEDVLESLIAKVPPPKGDPDAPLQALIIDSWFDNYVGVVMLVRIVNGTLRPKEKIKLMATDAQYAVEHVGVFTPKSRNLESLSAGQVGFIISGIKELTAAKVGDTVTHATKSAPEPLPGFKEVKPQVFAGLYPVEANQYDALRESLEKLKLNDASLQYEPEVSQALGFGFRCGFLGLLHMEIVQERLEREFDMDLITTAPTVVYEVVQSDGATIMVENPAKMPEPARIAEIREPIVTVNLYMPQDYVGSVITLCEQKRGMQINMQYHGRQVQLTYEIPMAEIVLDFFDRLKSVSRGYASMDYEFKEYRTSDVVKVDMLINGDKVDALSIIVHRSQSQYRGREVAAKMREIIPRQMYDVAIQAAIGAHIIARENIKALRKNVLAKCYGGDITRKKKLLEKQKEGKKRMKQVGSVEIPQEAFLAILRVEDK; from the coding sequence ATGGATCATATTCGCAACTTCTCGATCATCGCGCACATCGACCACGGCAAGTCGACGCTCGCGGATCGCATCATCCAGCTTTGCGGCGGCCTGTCCGACCGCGAAATGGAAGCGCAGGTGCTCGACTCGATGGATCTCGAGCGCGAGCGCGGCATCACGATCAAGGCGCAGACCGCCGCGCTCACCTATCGCGCGCGCGACGGCAAGGTCTACAACCTGAACCTCATCGACACGCCGGGGCACGTCGACTTCTCGTACGAAGTGAGCCGCTCGCTGTCCGCGTGCGAGGGCGCGCTCCTCGTCGTCGACGCGAGCCAGGGCGTCGAGGCGCAGACCGTCGCGAACTGCTACACGGCGATCGAGCTCGGCGTCGAAGTGGTGCCCGTGCTCAACAAGATCGATCTGCCGGCTGCCAATCCGGAGAACGCGATCGCCGAAATCGAGGACGTGATCGGCATCGACGCGACGGACGCCGTGCGTTGCAGCGCGAAGACGGGCTTGGGCGTCGAGGACGTGCTCGAGTCGCTGATCGCGAAGGTGCCGCCGCCGAAGGGCGACCCCGACGCGCCGCTGCAGGCGCTCATCATCGATTCGTGGTTCGACAACTACGTCGGCGTCGTGATGCTCGTGCGGATCGTCAACGGCACGCTGCGCCCGAAGGAAAAGATCAAGCTGATGGCCACCGACGCGCAGTACGCGGTCGAGCACGTCGGCGTGTTCACGCCGAAGTCGCGCAACCTCGAATCGCTGTCGGCGGGGCAGGTGGGCTTCATCATCTCCGGCATCAAGGAGCTGACGGCGGCGAAGGTCGGCGATACGGTCACGCACGCGACGAAGTCCGCGCCCGAGCCGCTGCCGGGTTTCAAGGAAGTGAAGCCGCAGGTGTTCGCGGGCCTTTATCCCGTCGAGGCGAACCAGTACGACGCGCTGCGCGAGTCGCTCGAGAAGCTGAAGCTGAACGACGCGTCGTTGCAATACGAGCCGGAAGTGTCGCAGGCGCTCGGCTTCGGTTTCCGCTGCGGCTTTCTCGGCCTCTTGCACATGGAAATCGTCCAGGAGCGGCTCGAGCGCGAGTTCGACATGGACCTCATCACGACCGCGCCGACGGTCGTCTACGAGGTCGTGCAGAGCGACGGCGCGACGATCATGGTCGAGAATCCGGCGAAGATGCCGGAGCCCGCGCGGATCGCCGAGATCCGCGAGCCGATCGTGACGGTCAACCTGTACATGCCGCAGGACTACGTCGGCTCGGTGATCACGCTGTGCGAGCAGAAGCGCGGCATGCAGATCAACATGCAGTATCACGGGCGGCAGGTGCAGCTCACGTACGAAATCCCGATGGCGGAGATCGTGCTCGATTTCTTCGATCGGCTGAAGTCGGTGTCGCGCGGCTACGCGTCGATGGATTACGAGTTCAAGGAATACCGGACGTCGGACGTCGTGAAGGTCGACATGCTGATCAACGGCGACAAGGTCGACGCCCTCTCGATCATCGTCCACCGTTCGCAGTCGCAGTATCGCGGCCGCGAAGTCGCCGCTAAGATGCGCGAGATCATTCCGCGCCAGATGTACGACGTCGCGATCCAGGCGGCGATCGGCGCGCACATCATCGCGCGCGAGAACATCAAGGCGCTGCGCAAGAACGTGCTGGCGAAGTGCTACGGCGGCGACATCACGCGCAAGAAGAAACTGCTCGAGAAGCAGAAAGAAGGCAAGAAACGAATGAAGCAGGTGGGTTCGGTCGAGATCCCGCAGGAGGCGTTCCTGGCGATCTTGCGAGTCGAAGACAAATAA
- the lepB gene encoding signal peptidase I, which produces MNFALILFVLVVVTGIAWVLDKLVFLPQRKKAADAAVAEFDRQQERIGERFADENAPQTRARLRDEKLRQPWWLEYTASFFPVILVVFVVRSFIVEPFKIPSGSMVPTLLVGDFILVNKFDYGLRLPITNQKITEGRPLQRGDVVVFRYPKDESVDYIKRAIGLPGDTVAYQDKKLTINGQPVPEAPLPDYFDEERMNYAKQFEETIGARKNAILNNPAVPPFVMGADDYPYRDNCQYDSRGVVCKVPPGHYFMMGDNRDNSADSRYWGFVPDKNIVGRAFFIWMNFSELKRVGSFN; this is translated from the coding sequence ATGAATTTTGCGTTGATCCTTTTCGTGCTCGTCGTCGTGACGGGCATTGCATGGGTGCTGGACAAGCTGGTTTTCCTGCCGCAACGGAAGAAGGCGGCAGACGCGGCGGTCGCCGAGTTCGACCGCCAGCAGGAGCGGATCGGCGAGCGCTTCGCCGACGAGAACGCGCCGCAAACGCGCGCGCGGCTGCGCGACGAGAAGCTGCGCCAGCCGTGGTGGCTCGAGTACACGGCGAGCTTCTTCCCGGTGATTCTCGTCGTGTTCGTCGTGCGCTCCTTCATCGTCGAGCCGTTCAAGATTCCGTCGGGCTCGATGGTGCCGACGCTCCTCGTCGGCGATTTCATCCTCGTCAACAAGTTCGACTACGGCCTGCGCCTGCCGATCACGAATCAGAAGATCACCGAGGGCCGCCCGCTGCAGCGCGGCGACGTCGTCGTGTTCCGCTATCCGAAGGACGAATCGGTCGACTACATCAAGCGCGCGATCGGCCTGCCGGGCGACACGGTCGCGTACCAGGACAAGAAGCTGACGATCAACGGCCAGCCCGTGCCCGAGGCGCCGCTGCCCGACTACTTCGACGAAGAGCGGATGAACTACGCGAAGCAGTTCGAGGAAACGATCGGCGCGCGCAAGAACGCGATCCTCAATAATCCGGCGGTGCCGCCGTTCGTAATGGGCGCGGACGATTATCCGTATCGAGACAACTGCCAGTACGACAGCCGCGGCGTCGTCTGCAAGGTGCCGCCCGGCCATTACTTCATGATGGGCGACAACCGCGACAACAGCGCGGACAGTCGTTACTGGGGCTTCGTGCCGGACAAGAACATCGTCGGCCGCGCCTTCTTCATCTGGATGAACTTCAGCGAACTGAAACGCGTCGGCTCGTTCAACTGA
- the rnc gene encoding ribonuclease III, giving the protein MALSQLESRLRYEFCNAELLRQALTHRSHSATHNERLEFLGDSVLNCAVAALLFQRFGKLDEGDLSRVRANLVKQQSLYEIAQALNISDGLRLGEGELRSGGFRRPSILADAFEAIIGAVFLDGGFEAAQGVIKRLYVPILDHIDPRTLGKDAKTLLQEYLQGHKIALPTYTVVATHGAAHNQQFEVECTVPKLDVKVSGSGASRRAAEQAAAKKALDEVMAAAPMLAAKPKRSKSARGAKHVEPEIVPGVKGVQEALDLRSPDRKERGVNHAAGVDPKAADAKAVDVRAALEAVPIDAKAAEPKHADPKIAEFRADDPKAADAKASADAKPVEAKSADAKAGAQAHAAASFAAPAQADDASVRSHAATPVAVIRAAHVEHGVDKAEPRAAKPADKPASAADKLPEKPAEKATEPVSDKGLDKGHDKGLEKPHDKPSDHAPEKASDKTAEKTDAAARGAAGASDRPPRARDASPSAAEPDLAAAPVRVADAGH; this is encoded by the coding sequence ATGGCCCTATCCCAGTTGGAAAGCCGGCTGCGCTATGAATTTTGCAATGCGGAATTGTTGCGCCAGGCTTTGACCCATCGCAGTCACAGTGCCACGCATAACGAACGGCTCGAGTTTCTTGGCGACTCCGTTCTGAATTGCGCGGTGGCCGCCCTTTTGTTCCAGCGTTTCGGCAAGCTGGACGAGGGCGACTTGTCGCGCGTGCGGGCGAACCTCGTCAAGCAGCAGTCGCTCTACGAAATCGCTCAGGCCCTCAATATCTCGGACGGCCTGCGGCTCGGCGAGGGCGAGCTGCGCAGCGGCGGGTTCCGAAGACCGTCGATCCTCGCGGACGCGTTCGAAGCCATCATCGGGGCGGTGTTTCTCGATGGCGGCTTCGAAGCCGCCCAAGGGGTCATCAAGCGCCTGTACGTGCCGATTCTCGATCACATCGATCCGCGCACGCTCGGCAAGGACGCGAAGACGCTGCTGCAGGAGTATCTGCAGGGCCACAAGATCGCGTTGCCGACCTACACCGTCGTCGCGACGCATGGTGCGGCGCACAATCAGCAATTCGAAGTCGAATGCACGGTGCCGAAGCTGGACGTGAAGGTGTCCGGCTCGGGCGCGAGCCGCCGCGCGGCCGAGCAGGCCGCCGCGAAGAAGGCGCTCGACGAGGTGATGGCGGCCGCGCCGATGCTCGCCGCGAAGCCGAAGCGCTCGAAGAGCGCGCGCGGCGCGAAGCACGTGGAGCCGGAGATCGTGCCGGGCGTGAAGGGCGTGCAGGAGGCGCTCGACCTGCGCTCGCCGGATCGCAAGGAGCGTGGCGTGAATCACGCGGCGGGCGTCGATCCGAAGGCTGCCGACGCGAAGGCGGTTGACGTGAGGGCCGCGCTCGAAGCCGTGCCGATCGACGCGAAGGCGGCTGAGCCGAAGCACGCCGACCCGAAGATCGCGGAGTTCCGAGCCGACGATCCGAAGGCGGCCGACGCGAAAGCCTCGGCCGACGCGAAGCCCGTCGAGGCGAAATCCGCCGACGCGAAGGCGGGCGCGCAGGCTCATGCGGCGGCGTCGTTCGCTGCGCCCGCGCAGGCCGACGATGCGTCCGTGCGTTCGCACGCCGCCACGCCCGTCGCGGTGATCCGCGCGGCGCACGTCGAACATGGTGTCGACAAGGCCGAGCCGCGCGCGGCGAAGCCGGCGGACAAGCCTGCTTCGGCGGCCGACAAGTTGCCGGAGAAGCCGGCGGAGAAGGCGACGGAACCCGTGTCCGACAAGGGGCTCGACAAAGGACACGACAAGGGGCTCGAGAAGCCGCATGACAAGCCGTCCGATCATGCCCCGGAAAAAGCGTCCGACAAGACGGCCGAGAAAACCGACGCCGCCGCGCGCGGCGCCGCGGGGGCGTCCGACCGTCCGCCGCGCGCCCGCGATGCGTCGCCGTCCGCCGCCGAGCCCGATCTGGCCGCCGCGCCCGTGCGCGTCGCCGATGCAGGTCATTGA